A portion of the Acanthopagrus latus isolate v.2019 chromosome 21, fAcaLat1.1, whole genome shotgun sequence genome contains these proteins:
- the LOC119011593 gene encoding leucine-rich repeat-containing protein 19-like, which yields MGRWSCSLFAMFVLCGAFVREAHLVAVPAVEGQKPPNLLAETESSNKTLNQNTAGTDDSPKSLEWSYLAAGLGTVLTISLFVVMVVKFRVFHRFLASYRHSLLQESDGVSQYGQEEASFPSSVMGRVGMDRGTGRELEEDDDGFIEDNYIQASEKHRAEMEREEEGEDEDMEDSDDDIQFTIG from the exons ATGGGCCggtggagctgcagcctctTTGCTATGTTTGTTCTCTGCGGCGCTTTCGTCAGAGAAGCACATCTGGTTGCTGTACCTGCTGTAGAGGGGCAGAAACCCCCTAACCTTCTGGCGGAGACAGAGAGCTCAAACAAAACTCTTAATCAAA ACACAGCTGGGACAGATGACAGCCCAAAGTCTCTGGAGTGGTCCTATCTGGCTGCAGGACTTGGCACAGTCCTCACCATCTCACTCTTCGTCGTGATGGTGGTCAAGTTCCGCGTCTTCCATCGCTTCCTAGCCAGCTACAGGCACTCCCTGCTCCAGGAGTCTGACGGGGTCAGCCAGTATGGCCAGGAGGAGGCCTCCTTCCCTAGCAGCGTGATGGGCAGAGTGGGGATGGACCGAGGGACCGGAAGAGAACTGGAGGAAGATGACGATGGCTTCATTGAAGATAATTACATCCAGGCCAGCGAGAAACACagggcagagatggagagagaggaggagggggaggacgagGATATGGAAGACAGCGACGATGATATTCAGTTCACTATAGGCTGA
- the tmem125b gene encoding transmembrane protein 125, which produces MPEMQTFYQPYDIRHPPGFYLDPSLVQRRVLDDQVELWWSREPRHSMLCYCASVALIMALGLGGVGLLSTTTSLSGEWRLGVGTTLCLLALAVLLKQLLSSAIQDMNCVRSRRRIDQLKSGGRADPALILAVGLAVTLCGTVLLCMATIGSQSHDSREMLVSSLVLMAAGTGMALAVVVYSALTYLKKRREQRRRALMRVSRARMLGSRAVRVFSVSGGQMSQARREATSSRTSLI; this is translated from the coding sequence ATGCCCGAGATGCAGACTTTCTACCAGCCTTACGATATCCGTCACCCCCCGGGGTTCTACTTGGACCCCAGCCTGGTGCAACGACGTGTCCTGGACGATCAGGTGGAGCTGTGGTGGTCCAGAGAGCCACGCCACTCGATGTTGTGCTACTGTGCCTCCGTGGCGCTCATAATGGCGCTGGGACTGGGTGGCGTGGgcctcctctccaccaccaccagcctgtCCGGGGAATGGCGCCTCGGGGTCGGCACCACGCTCTGCCTCTTAGCCCTGGCTGTCCTGCTCAAGCAGCTTCTCAGCTCTGCCATCCAGGACATGAACTGCGTGCGTAGCCGACGCCGGATCGACCAGCTGAAGAGCGGCGGGAGGGCTGACCCGGCGCTGATCTTAGCTGTGGGGCTGGCAGTGACGCTCTGCGGGACGGTGCTTCTCTGCATGGCCACCATCGGCAGCCAAAGCCATGACAGCAGGGAGATGCTGGTGTCTAGTCTGGTGCTGATGGCTGCTGGGACAGGCATGGCTCTAGCTGTTGTGGTCTACAGCGCGCTCACGTAccttaaaaaaagaagggagcagaggaggagggcgtTGATGAGAGTGAGCAGAGCGAGGATGCTGGGGAGCCGAGCCGTCAGGGTGTTCAGCGTCTCTGGGGGACAAATGAGCCAGGCCAGGAGGGAGGCGACCTCCAGCAGGACCAGTCTGATCTGA